In Salvelinus fontinalis isolate EN_2023a chromosome 25, ASM2944872v1, whole genome shotgun sequence, one genomic interval encodes:
- the LOC129822937 gene encoding suppressor of cytokine signaling 6 produces MTSCLQPDGRTLWIAAPSSGPQEESSHPVPVSCPTSFPCQGGPFRMKKISLKTICKSLNINKGKEEGGGDFVMLHQPSPAVDFSKEDSLFRGCYTKELVGCDLGGGGEGVEEEEKAGHNKGRSKSESLMGSLKRRLSAKQKAKVKGGSTAMGSVDDDDTFSSSSVPISFNEVKAQRPLRSASLRSHHYSPSPWHLRPVNSDEACIKMEVKVKAMVHSPSPSPNLNGVRKDFHHQDFQMEGIFQEQAVKNLQEQAESLKNLQQPQNGDQLHLNIDEHVPVVLGCTPQDYIQYTMPLEEGMYPEGSHSVSHSFCLDGSLPMEVATEADSSSLHADQQSQEDQDLVSMNLNLPADLFMESVNGLLIGSNGVMLQSSRDRVDAHQHPPPPPLSPLLPLLPSNEILRTCSRFSGAYSHVAERVRHHLNFDPNSAPGVSLVYDSVQSSGPMVVTSLTEELKKLARQGWYWGPITRWEAEEKLVNLPDGSFLVRDSSDDRYLLSLSFRSQTKTLHTRIEHSNGRFSFYEQPDVEGHTSIVDLIEYSIKDSENGAFCYSRSRLPGSATYPVRLTNPVSRFMQVRSLQYLCRFVIRQYTRIDLIQNLPLPNKMKDYLQEKHY; encoded by the coding sequence ATGACCAGCTGTCTCCAGCCTGATGGGAGGACTCTGTGGATAGCAGCACCTTCATCAGGACCCCAGGAGGAGAGCAGCCATCCCGTCCCAGTCTCATGTCCCACGTCCTTCCCCTGCCAAGGAGGGCCGTTCAGAATGAAGAAAATCAGCCTTAAGACCATCTGCAAGTCCCTCAACATCAACAAGGGCAAGGAAGAAGGAGGGGGGGATTTTGTCATGCTCCATCAGCCCTCGCCAGCGGTCGACTTCTCCAAGGAGGACTCTCTTTTCAGGGGCTGCTACACCAAAGAGCTGGTGGGCTGCGACCTTGGAGGTGGTGGTGAAGGAGTTGAAGAAGAGGAGAAGGCGGGACACAACAAGGGCCGCTCTAAGAGCGAGAGTCTGATGGGTTCTCTGAAGAGGAGGCTGTCGGCCAAGCAGAAGGCCAAAGTCAAAGGGGGCTCCACAGCCATGGGGTCAGTTGATGATGACGataccttctcctcctcctctgtgccCATCAGCTTCAACGAGGTCAAGGCCCAGCGGCCATTACGGTCGGCATCCCTCCGCAGCCACCATTACAGCCCCTCTCCCTGGCACCTGCGGCCTGTGAACTCAGACGAAGCCTGCATCAAGATGGAGGTGAAAGTTAAAGCCATGGTCCACTCTCCGAGCCCCAGCCCCAACCTGAATGGTGTGCGGAAGGATTTCCACCACCAGGACTTCCAGATGGAGGGCATCTTTCAGGAGCAGGCCGTGAAGAACCTCCAGGAGCAGGCAGAGTCCCTGAAGAACCTCCAGCAGCCCCAAAACGGTGACCAGCTGCACCTGAACATTGACGAACACGTGCCTGTAGTCTTGGGCTGCACGCCGCAGGACTACATCCAGTACACCATGCCTTTAGAGGAGGGAATGTACCCAGAGGGGTCCCACTCTGTCTCCCACTCCTTCTGCCTGGACGGGTCCCTGCCTATGGAGGTGGCGACTGAGGCGGACAGTAGCTCTCTCCACGCTGACCAGCAGAGTCAGGAAGACCAGGATCTGGTGAGTATGAACCTGAACCTGCCAGCGGACCtcttcatggagtctgtgaacgGCCTCCTCATCGGCTCTAACGGCGTGATGCTCCAGAGCTCCAGGGACAGGGTCGATGCCCAtcaacacccccctcctccccccctctctcccctcctgccctTGCTACCCAGCAATGAGATCCTCCGGACTTGCTCCAGGTTCAGTGGTGCGTACAGCCACGTGGCGGAGCGGGTGAGGCACCACTTAAACTTTGACCCCAACTCGGCTCCGGGCGTGAGCCTGGTGTATGACTCAGTCCAGAGCAGCGGACCCATGGTTGTGACCAGCCTGACCGAGGAGCTGAAGAAGCTAGCCAGGCAGGGTTGGTACTGGGGGCCCATCACACGCTGGGAGGCTGAGGAGAAGCTGGTCAACCTGCCTGACGGCTCGTTCCTGGTCAGGGACAGCTCGGACGACAGGTACCTCCTCAGCCTTAGTTTCCGCTCTCAGACCAAGACCCTCCACACCCGCATCGAACACTCCAACGGACGCTTCAGCTTCTACGAGCAACCCGACGTGGAGGGACACACGTCCATCGTAGACCTGATAGAATACTCCATAAAAGATTCGGAGAATGGAGCCTTCTGTTATTCTAGATCTCGCTTACCAGGGTCCGCCACCTATCCCGTCAGGCTGACCAATCCCGTGTCTCGTTTTATGCAAGTGCGCTCCCTGCAGTACCTGTGTCGGTTCGTGATCAGACAGTACACCAGGATTGACCTGATTCAGAACCTGCCTTTGCCCAACAAGATGAAAGACTACCTGCAGGAGAAGCACTACTGA